In Janthinobacterium sp. B9-8, the genomic stretch CCAGCAAGGCTAGCATTTAAAGATACTAATCACCCGTGCTCACATAGGATTAAAGCGATGACCAAGGCCATTCTGGTTCTGAACGCAGGCTCATCCAGCCTTAAGTTTTCTTTGTTTGAATATGAAGCAGCGAGTGATTTGCATCTTATGACCAAAGGGCAAGTTGAAGGCATAGGCACCGCGCCGCACTTTGTAGCCAAAGATCATCATAATCAGATTTTGGCCGATCAGCCTTTACCTGAAAGCAATCAAAGCATCGGCCATAGCGAGGGCCTGCACGCCATCGCCACCCTGCTACGTGACCAATATCCTGATCTTAAATTACTCGGTGTTGGCCATCGTGTGGTGCACGGCGGTGCGCACTATGCCGCACCACTCCGGCTTACCCCTGGCACGATAGGCGCACTCGAAGGGCTAACGCCCTTGGCCCCGCTGCATCAACCGCATAATCTGGCCGCTATTCGTGCCGTAGCAGAAGCACGGCCAGACTTGCCTCAGGTCGCCTGCTTTGATACGGCGTTTCATCGCAGCCAAGAGCAGATCAACCAATTATTTGGCCTGCCCTATAACTGCTATGAGCGTGGCATCCGCCGCTATGGCTTTCATGGCCTGTCTTATGAATACGTGTCTTCCGTGCTCAAGCAGCAAGAGCCTGAAGTGGCTGCAGGCAAAGTCGTGATCGCCCACTTAGGCAACGGGGCCAGCATGTGCGCCGTGCAAAATAGTAAAAGCGTGGCAAGCAGCATGGGGTTTACAGCATTAGATGGCCTGATGATGGGCACGCGCACCGGCAATCTGGATGCAGGTGTCGTCTTATATTTACTACAGCAGGAGCAACTTAGCGTTCAGCAAGTAGAAGAGCTACTTTATAAACGCTCCGGCCTACTTGGGCTATCGGGCATTAGCAGCGATATGCGCGTTTTACTCGATAGCCATGAACCGCAAGCCGCACTGGCCGTTGATTATTTCGTACATCGCATCAGCAGGGAACTAGGCTCGCTCGCCGCCAGCATGAATGGCTTGGATGCACTGGTTTTTACCGCAGGCATAGGCGAAAACAGCGCCATTATCCGCCAGCGAGTGTGTGAGCAAGCACAGTGGTTAGGCATCGAGATTGATCCCCATGCCAATGCCGCAAATGAATTCTGTATCAGTGCCATAGATAGCCCCACCACCGTATGGTTGATTCCAAGCAATGAGGAACTCATGATTGCACGCCATACTCGTACCCAACTCGGCTTGTGATTGGGCAAGC encodes the following:
- a CDS encoding acetate/propionate family kinase, whose translation is MTKAILVLNAGSSSLKFSLFEYEAASDLHLMTKGQVEGIGTAPHFVAKDHHNQILADQPLPESNQSIGHSEGLHAIATLLRDQYPDLKLLGVGHRVVHGGAHYAAPLRLTPGTIGALEGLTPLAPLHQPHNLAAIRAVAEARPDLPQVACFDTAFHRSQEQINQLFGLPYNCYERGIRRYGFHGLSYEYVSSVLKQQEPEVAAGKVVIAHLGNGASMCAVQNSKSVASSMGFTALDGLMMGTRTGNLDAGVVLYLLQQEQLSVQQVEELLYKRSGLLGLSGISSDMRVLLDSHEPQAALAVDYFVHRISRELGSLAASMNGLDALVFTAGIGENSAIIRQRVCEQAQWLGIEIDPHANAANEFCISAIDSPTTVWLIPSNEELMIARHTRTQLGL